One region of Trinickia violacea genomic DNA includes:
- a CDS encoding thiamine pyrophosphate-binding protein, with amino-acid sequence MPNVADSATVTGARLIVDALLTHGVDRVFCVPGESFLAVLDSLHDETERIQTIVCRHEAAAANMAEATGKLTGRPGVALVTRGPGATHASIGVHTAFQDSTPMILLIGQCAREHLDREAFQEIDYRRMFGQMAKWVAQIDDARRIPEYLSHAFHTACAGRPGPVVLALPEDVLSDPCPAMPAAPAFQRVAASPAPQQIDKLRDLLEHAKRPMVIAGGSGWTPSACTDLRRFVDAWQLPIGCAFRYQDTIDNEHPNYAGDVGLGVNPALGARIREADLLLVIGPRLGEATTGGYTLLDIPKTKQTLVHVHQGAEELGRVYAADLPIVSGMPEIAAALAALEPRAAPAWAGSAEDAHAAYLEWRKPRPMLGDVQLGEIMAQLRARLPNDAIVTNGAGNYAIWLHRHFAYRHYRSQLAPTSGAMGYGVPAAIAAKAMYPERAVVALAGDGCFMMAGQELATAMQYGLNVIFIVVNNEHYGTIRMHQERHYPERTHGTGLTNPDFAAFARSFGAHGETVERTADFLPALERSIASGLPALIELRVPKDVSTPNATLEQIREQGRKARASAQ; translated from the coding sequence ATGCCGAATGTCGCCGATTCCGCCACCGTGACAGGTGCGCGCCTCATAGTCGATGCGTTGCTCACGCACGGCGTCGACCGAGTGTTCTGCGTGCCGGGCGAGAGCTTTCTCGCCGTGCTCGATTCGCTTCACGATGAAACCGAACGCATCCAGACGATCGTCTGCCGCCACGAGGCCGCCGCCGCCAACATGGCCGAGGCGACAGGCAAGCTGACTGGGCGGCCCGGCGTCGCGCTCGTCACGCGCGGTCCGGGCGCGACGCACGCGTCGATCGGCGTGCACACCGCGTTTCAGGATTCGACGCCGATGATCCTCCTCATCGGCCAATGCGCGCGCGAGCATCTCGACCGCGAGGCGTTCCAGGAGATCGACTACCGCCGCATGTTCGGCCAGATGGCGAAGTGGGTCGCGCAGATCGACGACGCGCGCCGCATCCCCGAATACCTGAGTCACGCGTTTCATACGGCGTGCGCCGGACGGCCGGGGCCGGTCGTGCTCGCACTGCCCGAGGACGTGCTGTCCGATCCGTGTCCGGCGATGCCTGCCGCGCCCGCGTTCCAGCGTGTCGCCGCGTCCCCCGCTCCTCAACAGATCGACAAGCTGCGCGACCTGCTCGAACACGCGAAGCGGCCGATGGTGATCGCCGGCGGCAGCGGCTGGACGCCGTCCGCATGCACGGACCTGCGGCGCTTCGTCGACGCGTGGCAGTTGCCGATCGGCTGCGCGTTCCGCTATCAGGACACCATCGACAACGAGCATCCGAACTACGCGGGCGACGTCGGGCTCGGCGTGAATCCGGCGCTCGGCGCTCGCATCCGCGAGGCCGACCTTCTGCTCGTGATCGGCCCGCGTCTCGGCGAAGCGACCACGGGCGGCTATACGCTGCTCGACATCCCGAAGACGAAGCAGACGCTCGTCCACGTACATCAGGGCGCGGAAGAACTGGGCCGCGTGTATGCAGCCGATTTGCCGATCGTCTCAGGCATGCCTGAGATCGCCGCCGCGCTCGCGGCGCTCGAACCGCGCGCCGCGCCCGCGTGGGCCGGCAGCGCCGAAGACGCGCATGCTGCCTATCTGGAATGGCGCAAGCCGCGTCCGATGCTCGGCGACGTCCAGCTCGGCGAGATCATGGCGCAGTTGCGTGCACGGCTGCCGAACGACGCGATCGTCACCAACGGCGCGGGCAATTACGCGATTTGGCTTCATCGGCATTTCGCTTACCGGCACTACCGCTCGCAGCTGGCGCCGACGAGCGGCGCGATGGGCTACGGCGTCCCCGCGGCCATCGCGGCGAAGGCGATGTACCCCGAGCGCGCAGTGGTCGCGCTCGCCGGCGACGGCTGCTTCATGATGGCGGGCCAGGAGCTCGCGACCGCGATGCAATACGGGCTAAACGTGATTTTCATCGTGGTCAACAACGAGCACTATGGAACGATCCGTATGCATCAGGAGCGGCACTACCCTGAGCGCACGCACGGCACCGGTCTCACGAATCCCGATTTCGCCGCCTTTGCGCGCTCGTTCGGCGCGCACGGGGAAACGGTCGAGCGCACGGCGGATTTCCTGCCGGCGCTGGAGCGCTCGATAGCGAGCGGGCTGCCCGCATTGATCGAGCTGCGCGTGCCGAAGGACGTGAGCACGCCCAACGCGACGCTCGAACAGATTCGCGAGCAGGGCCGCAAAGCGCGCGCGTCGGCACAGTAG
- a CDS encoding HigA family addiction module antitoxin codes for MAREVPLATPGEILALEWLEPMGITQYALAKAIDVPPRRINEIIKHGRSITADTAVRLGAFFGVDPQSWMNLQTHYDTEMAKEKIGAEKIEAIRQHAVAA; via the coding sequence ATGGCACGCGAAGTTCCGCTGGCGACGCCCGGCGAAATTCTGGCGCTCGAATGGCTAGAGCCGATGGGCATTACGCAATATGCCTTGGCCAAGGCAATCGACGTGCCACCACGTCGCATCAATGAAATCATCAAGCATGGCCGCTCGATCACGGCCGATACGGCCGTGCGGCTGGGCGCGTTCTTCGGTGTCGATCCGCAGAGCTGGATGAACCTCCAGACGCATTACGACACCGAAATGGCGAAGGAGAAGATCGGCGCGGAGAAGATCGAGGCGATTCGGCAGCATGCAGTTGCTGCGTGA
- a CDS encoding L-serine ammonia-lyase, whose product MAVSVFDLFKIGIGPSSSHTVGPMRAALMFVQGLERDGLLAATASVKVDLYGSLGATGKGHGTDRGVMLGLMGDAPDTVDPETIGSRLEAVRTSRTLSLLGTHGVTFVPKEHISFYRQALPEHPNGLKLRAFDEAGETLREATYLSVGGGFVVTAGAPNSKVLQAADQRPHPFRTGNELLALCESTGKTVAQLMWENERVWHTEEETRTGLLKIWDVMQSCVTRGCGIGNPDADGTLPGPFQVKRRAPQLYRTLSGNPERALQDPLSMVDWINLYAIAVNEENAAGGRVVTAPTNGAAGIIPAVLHYYTRFMPGANQQGVIDFLLTAAAIGILYKLNASISGAEVGCQGEVGVACSMAAGALAAVMGGTPKQVENAAEIGMEHNLGLTCDPVGGMVQIPCIERNAMASVKAVNAARMALRGDGSHYVSLDSVIKTMRETGADMKTKYKETSRGGLAVNIVEC is encoded by the coding sequence GGACCAATGCGCGCGGCGCTGATGTTCGTCCAAGGGCTCGAGCGCGACGGGCTGCTCGCGGCTACGGCCTCGGTGAAAGTCGATTTGTACGGATCGCTCGGCGCGACCGGCAAGGGACACGGCACCGACCGCGGCGTGATGCTCGGCCTGATGGGCGATGCGCCCGACACCGTCGATCCCGAGACGATCGGCTCGCGTCTCGAAGCCGTGCGCACCTCGCGCACGCTCTCTTTGCTCGGCACCCACGGCGTGACGTTCGTGCCGAAGGAGCACATCTCGTTCTACCGGCAAGCGTTGCCGGAGCATCCGAACGGCCTGAAGCTGCGCGCGTTCGACGAGGCCGGCGAGACGCTGCGCGAAGCGACGTATCTGTCGGTGGGCGGCGGTTTCGTCGTGACGGCGGGTGCGCCGAATTCGAAGGTGCTGCAGGCCGCCGACCAGCGGCCGCATCCGTTCCGCACCGGCAACGAGTTGCTCGCGCTGTGCGAATCGACCGGTAAAACGGTCGCGCAACTGATGTGGGAGAACGAGCGCGTCTGGCACACCGAGGAAGAGACGCGCACCGGGCTCCTGAAAATCTGGGACGTGATGCAATCGTGCGTCACGCGCGGCTGCGGGATCGGCAACCCGGACGCCGACGGCACGCTGCCCGGCCCGTTCCAGGTCAAGCGCCGTGCGCCGCAGCTTTATCGGACGCTGTCGGGCAATCCCGAGCGCGCGCTGCAAGATCCGCTGTCGATGGTCGACTGGATCAACCTTTACGCGATCGCCGTCAACGAAGAGAACGCCGCGGGCGGACGCGTCGTCACGGCGCCGACCAACGGCGCCGCCGGCATCATTCCCGCCGTGCTGCATTACTACACGCGCTTCATGCCCGGAGCGAACCAGCAAGGCGTGATCGACTTCCTGCTGACGGCAGCGGCCATCGGCATCCTTTACAAGCTGAACGCGTCGATCTCCGGTGCCGAAGTGGGCTGCCAGGGCGAAGTGGGCGTCGCGTGCTCGATGGCGGCGGGCGCGCTCGCGGCCGTGATGGGCGGCACGCCGAAGCAGGTCGAGAACGCGGCAGAAATCGGCATGGAGCACAACCTCGGCCTCACGTGCGACCCGGTCGGCGGGATGGTGCAGATTCCGTGCATCGAACGCAATGCGATGGCGTCGGTGAAGGCCGTCAACGCGGCGCGCATGGCGCTGCGCGGCGACGGCAGCCATTACGTGTCGCTCGATTCCGTCATCAAGACGATGCGCGAGACCGGCGCGGATATGAAGACGAAGTACAAGGAGACGTCGCGCGGCGGGTTGGCGGTGAATATCGTCGAGTGTTGA